The window TATTATGGATAAATTAAATTTTAAAAGTAAACTTATTTTATATGTAACACTTATTAACTTTTTTACTCTAATTATCTCCTATGGTATCTTTATCAATACAAAACTTACCACAAATAAAAAAAATATAAATAATAATCTTGTCGAGATGTCAAAGCTAGTATCTACTGATGATACTGTACTTGAAGCTGTTACTACAGGTATAATTAATCCTAAAATTGATAAGGAAATGGATAAGTATATCTCAATTTTTAAAGATATAGATATTATAGTTATTGCAGATATTACAGGTAAAAAATATTCACACTTAGATAAATCACAAATTGGACAAAACTTTGTTAACCCTGTTAAATGGGATAAACTCCTTCAAAATGAGGGATATTTTTCTACTATGCTGGGCTCTATGGGGGTTACAACTAGATGGTTTGAACCTATACTCTCTAAAGATAAAAGTAAAGTTCTTGGTTTTGTAATGGTTGGAAAGTATGACTATATCATAAAAACTTCCAATAGTTCTACTATAATGATATTTACTTTACTATTTTTATTAGCACTAACTTTAGCCTTTATTCTATCTGTACTTTTTGCTGGGGGGGTAAAAAAATCTCTGTTTGGTCTAGAGCCTGAAGATATTACTCAGCTACATATTAAAGAGCAACTTATCATCAATAATCTTGAGTCCGGATTGATAGCCCTTGATGATAAAAATAATATTGTTGGAGTAAATGAAGTATTTATAAAAAAATTTCCATATCTAACTCCTGAAAAGGTTTTAAACCATACACTACATCTACTAGGTGGAAATAGTATCACAAGGACTGAAATTACTATAGATAACAATATTTTCTATATAAAAATTTTACCTATATGCCAAGATGAAAGATATTTTGGAAATATCTTACTATTAAAAACACGTGATGATGTTGATTCATATGCAAGAGAGATCACTGGTATTGATCAGTTAGTAGAAGGAATGAGAGCTAATATACATGAGTTTAAAAATAGACTACATGTTATCTTAGGACTTATCAATATAAATAAATTAGACCTAGCTAAAAAATATATTTTAGAGGCTCAAGAATTAAATGAGTATGATTTTCAAAAATATAATCAGGTTAAAAATCCTTTTTTAAAAGCTATTCTCTTAGGTAAGGAAGCTATTTGTAAAGAGAGAAAAATAGAGTTTATTTTTGATCCTGAATCTAAGTTCGATCTTCAAACTAAAAACTTTTTTATTCAAGATCTTAGCACTATTATAGGTAACCTCATTGAAAACTCTATAGAATCCTTTATAGACTACAATATAGAGAATAAATTTATACAGGTACAAATTTTCCAAAATAAAAACTCTTTTTCTATAGCTATTACTGATAATGGAAAACCTATTTCAGATGATATCCTATCTAAAATATTTGATTATGGCTTCTCTACCAAAGGGCAAAATCGTGGAGTTGGACTATATCTAGTACAGGAAAAACTAAAATTATATAAGGGAAATATTAGAATTGAAAGAGAAAAATCTAAAAAAACTTTTATTGTAGAGGTGAAAAATGAAGAATGTATTAATTGTTGAAGATGATCCTATGGTAGCTATGATTAACGAAGAGTACCTCTCTACTTTCCAAAATATTAAAATTCTAGGAAGAACATATACTGAGAAAGATACTTTAAATTTTTTAACTACTCATAAAGTTGATTTGATTATTTTAGATGTATTCTTAGGGGAAGAGAATGGAATAGATATCTTAAAAAGTATCAGAACTTTAGGATATACAACAGATGTTATTATGATAACCTCTGCTAATGGAGGAGAGGATATTAAAAAAGCTTTCTCATTAGGTTGTATCGATTATTTGATAAAACCCTTTGATTTTGAGAGATTGAAATTAAGTATAGATAAAATTTTTGCTAGAGATGAGATTTTAAATAAAACCAAAATAAAACAAGACTCCATTGATAATATTCAATCTATCTCCCCTGTAATCAATGTAAAATTAAATCTTCCTAAGGGATTAAACTCTAAAACCTTGGATAAGATTACTCAAATCATAGATAACCTTCCTAGTGAAGAGTTTGGGATAAAAGATATCTGTCAAATAACTGATATAAGCAATGTTACTATAAAAAAATATTTAGATTATTTAGAAGCTATTAAATATATTGCTAGCTTTACTAATTATGGGAATGTTGGGCGTCCCTTATATCTTTATAGAAAAATAAGGTAGAATCTCTCTACCCTATTTTTCTAACAAATAATTATATAAATTTTCTTCTATCTCATCTTTTAATAGTAATTCATACTCTACTACACTATTTCCCTTATAATTAACTATCTCTTTAGGATTTAATACCTCTTTTACTTTTCCGATATAATAAAAATTTTCTCCTGATTTTTTCTTTATAAAAACTTCTAAAATATAATAATTTTCAGCAATTTTTCCCTCAGCAGTAAGTTTTCCATTTCTACTTAAGCATCTTTGGTTCTTCGAATACCAAGTAAATCTTCTATTATCATAAAACTTGTTGTCATACTGTGTAAATGGTGGAGTATCATCTAAGGTAATAAACAGTATTACCTTTCTTTGTTCCTCAAATACTGTATAACCACTTACTTGATATCCATTATTAAAATCTAAATTAAGATACCAAAACGCCTCCTGTTTACTATACTCCTTATATCTTAAAATTGTTTCCTCTTCTCTCTGTTTATAATTTTTCTCTACATATGTCAGATTATATCTAATCAAATCATCTATCAGATTTTTAAAATATAGTTTCCCCTCATAACTTTTTTTAAAGTCTCCACTTAATACAATATCATCTTCATATCTCTCTACTATAGGTAAAAACTCCTTTGCTGTTGAAAGACTTACAAATATCTCCTTTGCTAAATGTTTAACTCCATTTTCAATACTCTCCTCTTGATTATATAAAGAGTATCTCTCCTCTAGAATCTTTCCAATCTCCTCTATACTTACTCTTTCTTTATTTAATAACTCCTGTAAAATAACCATTTCATGAACTCTTTTAGCTGGAGTAAAAAAACTGGATAAAAAGGTTAAATAGTTACTCTCTCTAGTATCCAAAGTAGGAAACTCCTCCCTTGGCTTCAAAATTCTAAGCACCTCATCATATGTTTTCTTATATTTTAAAATTACACTTGGCTCTATCATATTTTTTTCAAAAAAATCATATAGCATCGGCACTCTTCCCAACTGTTTTTCTAATAAGATAAAATCTTTCTCTATATTCTTTTTAGTTGAAAAATTAGTACGATTTATATTTTCAAAAATTCTCTCTTTTACTATCTCTTCAAAAA of the Candidatus Fusobacterium pullicola genome contains:
- a CDS encoding response regulator translates to MKNVLIVEDDPMVAMINEEYLSTFQNIKILGRTYTEKDTLNFLTTHKVDLIILDVFLGEENGIDILKSIRTLGYTTDVIMITSANGGEDIKKAFSLGCIDYLIKPFDFERLKLSIDKIFARDEILNKTKIKQDSIDNIQSISPVINVKLNLPKGLNSKTLDKITQIIDNLPSEEFGIKDICQITDISNVTIKKYLDYLEAIKYIASFTNYGNVGRPLYLYRKIR
- a CDS encoding DUF3427 domain-containing protein; protein product: RVLFIAHRKTILQKAKETYENILRDKKIVIYGEEDIDEADVVFAMIQTLSKENHMTKFSPDYFDYIVVDEVHHGGAKSYQSVLNYFIPKFLLGMTATPERGDNFDIYKLFDNNIAYEIRLYDALKEELLSPFHYFGISDIEIDGELINEKSGIKKLTADARVKHIIEKSRFYGYSGDKIHGLIFVSRIDEALLLEEKFQERGVKAIALTGDDSDEKRERSIAQLENGEIEYIITVDIFNEGVDIPCVNQVILLRPTESSIVYIQQLGRGLRKYPDKEYVVILDFIGNYEKNFLIPIAVSQNSNYDKDYMKRFIMNGTDMIPGQSSIIFEEIVKERIFENINRTNFSTKKNIEKDFILLEKQLGRVPMLYDFFEKNMIEPSVILKYKKTYDEVLRILKPREEFPTLDTRESNYLTFLSSFFTPAKRVHEMVILQELLNKERVSIEEIGKILEERYSLYNQEESIENGVKHLAKEIFVSLSTAKEFLPIVERYEDDIVLSGDFKKSYEGKLYFKNLIDDLIRYNLTYVEKNYKQREEETILRYKEYSKQEAFWYLNLDFNNGYQVSGYTVFEEQRKVILFITLDDTPPFTQYDNKFYDNRRFTWYSKNQRCLSRNGKLTAEGKIAENYYILEVFIKKKSGENFYYIGKVKEVLNPKEIVNYKGNSVVEYELLLKDEIEENLYNYLLEK
- a CDS encoding GHKL domain-containing protein, which codes for MDKLNFKSKLILYVTLINFFTLIISYGIFINTKLTTNKKNINNNLVEMSKLVSTDDTVLEAVTTGIINPKIDKEMDKYISIFKDIDIIVIADITGKKYSHLDKSQIGQNFVNPVKWDKLLQNEGYFSTMLGSMGVTTRWFEPILSKDKSKVLGFVMVGKYDYIIKTSNSSTIMIFTLLFLLALTLAFILSVLFAGGVKKSLFGLEPEDITQLHIKEQLIINNLESGLIALDDKNNIVGVNEVFIKKFPYLTPEKVLNHTLHLLGGNSITRTEITIDNNIFYIKILPICQDERYFGNILLLKTRDDVDSYAREITGIDQLVEGMRANIHEFKNRLHVILGLININKLDLAKKYILEAQELNEYDFQKYNQVKNPFLKAILLGKEAICKERKIEFIFDPESKFDLQTKNFFIQDLSTIIGNLIENSIESFIDYNIENKFIQVQIFQNKNSFSIAITDNGKPISDDILSKIFDYGFSTKGQNRGVGLYLVQEKLKLYKGNIRIEREKSKKTFIVEVKNEECINC